The Cumulibacter manganitolerans genome has a window encoding:
- a CDS encoding nitroreductase family deazaflavin-dependent oxidoreductase encodes MRRDLTRWLRRLIAPLSRTRLFRRTAPHWLPPLERALARLTGGRLQVSGILVPSLVLHSTGARTGTVRDTVLMYTPDPDGGAVIAGTSFARERHPGWSHNLIAHPDAEVSVRGRRFPVRAALITDERERGATWALIERQWPGYRAYERDSGRTVRLFRLHATDDPPSRFRYR; translated from the coding sequence ATGCGGCGAGACCTCACCCGGTGGCTTCGCCGGCTCATCGCGCCGCTCTCCCGCACGCGGCTGTTCCGGCGTACCGCACCGCACTGGCTGCCGCCGCTCGAGCGCGCGCTGGCGCGGCTTACGGGCGGCCGGCTTCAGGTGAGCGGGATCCTCGTGCCCTCGCTCGTATTGCACTCCACCGGTGCACGCACTGGGACGGTCCGCGACACGGTCCTGATGTATACGCCCGATCCGGACGGCGGGGCCGTCATCGCCGGCACCAGCTTCGCGCGCGAGCGCCATCCCGGATGGTCCCACAACCTCATCGCTCACCCGGACGCCGAGGTGAGCGTCCGCGGCCGGCGGTTCCCCGTGCGCGCCGCGCTCATCACCGACGAGCGTGAGCGGGGCGCCACGTGGGCCCTCATCGAGCGGCAGTGGCCCGGCTACCGCGCGTACGAGCGGGACTCCGGACGTACCGTCCGGCTCTTCCGCCTCCATGCGACCGACGACCCGCCCTCCCGATTTCGTTACCGCTGA
- a CDS encoding SRPBCC family protein, which translates to MEKADQDRYTHSESIFIDATPEQVWDVVTDIKRTGEWSPICRECWWAEPATGPEEGAWFHGRNESGDRVWETKSLVTAADKPREFTWLVGGAAVRWSYTLAPEGDGTTLMESWQVQDKGFEFFDKTYGEQAEAELEIRRDAALSGIPATLASIKQIVESGKS; encoded by the coding sequence ATGGAAAAGGCGGACCAGGATCGCTACACCCACTCGGAGTCGATTTTCATCGACGCCACGCCCGAGCAGGTGTGGGACGTCGTGACGGACATCAAGCGCACCGGCGAGTGGAGCCCGATCTGCCGCGAGTGCTGGTGGGCGGAGCCGGCGACGGGCCCCGAGGAGGGCGCTTGGTTCCACGGCCGCAACGAGTCCGGTGACCGCGTCTGGGAGACCAAGTCGCTGGTGACCGCGGCCGACAAGCCGCGCGAGTTCACCTGGCTGGTCGGCGGCGCGGCGGTCCGCTGGTCGTACACCCTCGCGCCCGAGGGCGACGGCACGACGCTGATGGAGTCGTGGCAGGTGCAGGACAAGGGCTTCGAGTTCTTCGACAAGACGTACGGCGAGCAGGCCGAGGCCGAGCTCGAGATCCGCCGCGACGCCGCACTGAGCGGCATCCCCGCGACGCTGGCGTCGATCAAGCAGATCGTCGAGTCCGGCAAGTCGTAG
- a CDS encoding SDR family NAD(P)-dependent oxidoreductase, which produces MTRVLEDKSVLITGGGSGIGRATALAAVREGAAVVVADMSKSGADETVEQITAAGGKAIALEVDVTDEAQVEAMVSAADDAFGGLDGAFNNAGVARGRDWAPGTLTAQTSLQAWRDVTSVNLDGVFLCLRSELQRMEQRGRGAIVNTASVAGLIGLAGASPYTASKHAVIGLTKAAALEYAETGIRINALCPGYVTTPMTALTGALPEVNAKRMERVPMSRYGTPEEVAEMVVWLLSDRASFCTGSAFTVGGGIEAG; this is translated from the coding sequence ATGACAAGGGTGCTCGAGGACAAGTCGGTGCTGATCACCGGCGGCGGGTCGGGAATCGGCCGGGCCACCGCGCTCGCGGCGGTGCGCGAAGGTGCCGCCGTCGTCGTGGCCGACATGAGCAAGAGCGGTGCCGACGAGACCGTCGAGCAGATCACCGCGGCGGGCGGGAAGGCGATCGCCCTCGAGGTCGACGTCACCGACGAGGCGCAGGTCGAGGCGATGGTGTCGGCGGCGGACGACGCGTTCGGCGGGCTGGACGGCGCGTTCAACAACGCCGGCGTCGCGCGCGGCCGCGACTGGGCGCCGGGCACGCTCACGGCGCAGACGTCGCTGCAGGCGTGGCGCGATGTCACGAGCGTGAACCTGGACGGCGTGTTCCTCTGCCTGCGATCCGAGCTGCAGCGGATGGAGCAGCGTGGCCGCGGCGCGATCGTCAACACCGCCTCGGTCGCGGGGCTGATCGGGCTGGCGGGCGCCTCGCCGTACACCGCGAGCAAGCACGCCGTGATCGGGCTGACCAAGGCCGCCGCGTTGGAGTACGCCGAGACCGGCATCCGGATCAACGCGCTGTGCCCGGGCTACGTCACGACGCCGATGACCGCGCTGACCGGTGCGCTGCCGGAGGTCAATGCGAAGCGGATGGAGCGGGTGCCCATGTCGCGCTACGGCACGCCGGAGGAGGTCGCCGAGATGGTCGTGTGGCTGCTGTCGGACCGGGCGTCCTTCTGCACGGGGTCGGCCTTCACGGTCGGCGGAGGCATCGAAGCCGGCTGA